TGCAAGGGTCAGATCCTGCACTTCCTGGGATATGGATTTAACTCAAGCCAGTCCAGCTGAGGGACAGCGAGGCAGGTGAGCACCCTGCCAGGGACCCAGCAtgggatttataggcaaggtggGCTCAGGACAGCATGGGTGCATGGTGCTGGGTGTCAGAGCACCCCGTGGAGCCACTGCTGCCTCCCTGAGTGCTCCCACAGCAACCCTGTCTTCTCTGCATTCCAGTCTCTGCCACGGAGTGCCCCAAGATCAAGGTGGGGACGTGCAACGACTGCATCCAGTCTGGTCCTGACTGTGCCTGGTGCAAGAAGCCGGTAAGTGCACGCAGCGCCTGGCGCTGCCAGCCCCAGCAGTCAGCTAATGGGCAGTGGGTGCCCTGTGCATGGTGCAGGGAGGAGACTATGCGCTGAGAGTGTTTCATGTCCCACCGGGTGGATGGGACCAGGAGAAACCTGACAGACGGGATCCCTCCAACCTTCCTTTCTTCATCAATACCCTGGAGACCTGGTCTGGGAGCTGGGTCATCTTGTAACAAGCCTGTTCACTTCCTTgctcctctgattttttttcccactgatgtTGCAACACACAGGGTTTCACCAAAGCTGGTGAGCCGGACTCTGTCCGCTGCGACACTgtggagcagctgcagcagagggGATGCCCGCAGGACGAGATTCAGTTTCCAACCAGCAATGCTATGAGGACACAGAACAGTCCCTTAAGCAGCGACATACAGCTGAGTCCCCAGGCTGTGCACCTGAAACTGCGGATAGGTACGGTCTGCCTGGCACTTCCAACACCCTTCCCCTTGTCCGCAGGCTCGGCTGGGGGCTAGCACTCCCCaaagggcagggcaggcagcagggatgcagcagcacatcacagcccgcatttcctccctttttcttccAAAAGAGAGGAGGATCCCAGCACGGGGTGGGCAATAGGCTGACATGTGagccacagcacagcagctgatcCCAGCATCTTCATCCCACAGGCCAGCCCGCTGTTTTCGAGGTGAAGTTTCGCCGTGCCATGGGGTACCCCATCGATCTCTACTACCTCATGGACCTGTCCTACTCCATGTTGGATGACCTGGAGAAGgtgaagaagctgggaggggagctGCTCAGAGCCTTGGAGAGCACTACCCCTTCTCGACGCATAGGTGAGCCTGTCTCTGGCATGGGACCCTGGCACAGCTGTTTGCTGCAGAGCTGGAGTGGGATGCAGGCAGCAGGATGCATGAAGCGGGACGCaggcagcaggatgcagaaagcgGGATGCAGGCAGCAGGATGCATGACCTGCTCTCTGCCAAGGGGAAGGGATGTGGACATGTACACAGGGGCCAGTAGACACCTACCGGCCCCTGCCCCTGATGTTGTGGTCCTGAATGCCCTAGGGTTTGGCTCCTTCGTGGACAAGACAGTGCTGCCCTTCGTGAACACGCACCCTGAGAAGCTGCAGAACCCCTGCCCCAACAAGGACACTCCATGCCAGCCTCCCTTCGCCTACAAGCACATCCTCTCGCTGACTGATGATGCCAAGAAGTTCGAGAGCGAAGTGGGGAAGCAGTTCATCTCAGGGAACCTGGATGCCCCGGAGGGGGGGCTGGACGCCATGATGCAGGCAGCGGTGTGCGGGGTGAGTCCCCATGTTCGTCCCGCTGatggcagctgtgggcaggcatGAGGGCTGTGACCCACACTTATGGACCATCCCTCAGGAAGTGGCTGTGCCCCTCTCCAGGTGGGCTCTGGGAGCCCATCATGTACTTGGAACCCATGTATAAGTCCCAGTTTGGCAGCCGAGCAGGTTACACTGGTGGGGAGCAAGGCAGCAACTTACTGCAGAGCCTCCTGACCCTGATCTGTAACCCGCCTCCTCCATGCTCCCTGTCCCACACCGTGGCCAACGCAAGATCTGCCATGCTTTGGGTCCCACACCGTGGCCAATGCAAGATCTGCCATGCTTTGGCAAGGGCCATACCATGCCTGCTGGCACTGTCCTCCCAGCCCTGTTCAGAGACAGGTCTCCCTGCTGCTTGCAGGACTTGATCGGCTGGCGCAACGTGACCCGCTTGCTGGTGTACGCTACCGATGACGGCTTCCACTTTGCTGGTGATGGCAAGCTTGGGGCCATCCTGACCCCCAATGACGGCCAGTGCCACTTGGAGGACAACATGTACAAAAAGAGCAATGAGTTTGTAAGTACCCAGGGGTTGCTTGGTGCCTCCACACCCTCAGCCTTGCTCCCGCAGgcagaaaaaaaagtcacataaaaACCCTGTTGCTGAGACCACAAGGTCACCATAATCACCATAACTTGGGCTATGAAACCCAAACTTTCCACCTTTCTACTGGTGAGAGAGATTGTGCTGAGTGCCATGTCCCTCTCCCCACCTAGGACTACCCCTCTGTTGGCCAGCTGGTCCAGAAACTTGCTGAAAACAACATTCAGCCCATTTTTGCTGTTACCAGTAAGATGGTGGATGTTTACAAGGTAAGGAGACTTCAGATGGTCCAGGTACCTCCTGTCCGTCCCAAGGAGGACAGAAACAACTGTGCATGCCCTCCTGCTGCTTTCCCCTGCTCCACCATCGGTTGGGGGGGACCACTCACCTCTGTGCTCTCGGTTTGCAGAAACTCAGTGAGATGATCCCGAAGTCAGCAGTGGGAGAGCTGAACGAGGACTCCAGCAACATCATTGAACTCATCCAGGAAGCCTACAATGTAAGTGCTGGAGGAGGCTGTGTTTCTCCTGTCTGGCAGGGCTTGGAGCAGTTCCTGTCATCTGTCCTCACTGTCAGAGAGCAGTTGGGACCATGGCTTTGAGGACAGGACATGCTGAGTCCCTCTGCCTACAGCAAGCAAGAGGTTCTTGCCTCTCCAATGCTATCATCTGCCTTTCCAGAACCACCCCAGGTGGCTGAAACCGCAGCCTGGACCACTCCCTGCCCTTATCCCCTGAGCTGGGGGTAAGCCCTGACCTGCAAACCCACACCCCCTTGCTTTGGTCTTCTCTTGGACTTATGGCACTTTCTCGACCATTTCACCACAGAACCTCTCCTCACGGATCATCCTGGAACACGGCACCCTGCCAGATGTCCTGGAGGTCAAATATGACTCTATATGCAGTCAGGGCAATGTCATCTCGGATGAAGCCAGAGGGCAGTGTGACAACGTCAAGATCAATGAAGAGGTACGTTTCCCTGTGCCGGGAACACCCCTCGGCTCACAAGGTTCCTACTACCCATCCTGTGTAACAGCACAAACCCACCCTGTTGTTCCAGGCTTTCTGTTTACATGAATTTAATGCCAAGAGTGTTCAAAATGCTGCAGGATGGGGGGATCCTCAGTTGCGCTGGATGTGTGTGTGCTCAGCCTGGGGCCAGTATCACCATTGCTGAAGCTACCTGACCGCTCTGGCCCTTCCCTTTCTCACTCTGCACTTTCTAGATCACCTTCAGAGTGAAGGTCACAGCCAAGGAGTGCATCAAAAGCCAGTCCTTCACCATCCGGCCCCTGGGCTTCACGGACACCCTCACTGTCCACCTGGACAGCAACTGCAACTGCAGCTGCGACGAGCAGCCCGACCCGACCGCCTGCAGTGGGAAAGGCAGCGTCGTCTGCGGGATCTGCAGGTACGTGCTGTCCCCCAAAACACTGTCTCAAATGCTACCAGAGCTGGGGAGCTGCTAGGGGAGGGCCTTCGGGCCAAGCCAAGGGCTTGGTTCCGCAGTTTCGCACCAATTTTCTTGTTCAGAGAGGTGGTTTACGTTCATGGAAGTAGGGGATATGGTGACCTCTCTCTTCTGTTGGTGGAATCCATGGTGCTTTCCTAAGGGCAGCCACTCACCCATCCTACTACCCACCCATCCAACTATCCAACCCACCCACTGAGCAGACACAGATTTCTGTAGAAATCTTTCAAAATCCCACTTCTGGGCTGTAGTTCATGCAGGTCTTTAAGTGCAATTATTGCTTCATGGCACCTCAGTGACAGGGAGAGGAAAAGACTGGGTTTCCTAAGGAAACACTCAGATCTCCTTGGCAAGGATTTGGAAATTATAAATAACAATTTCCGGGCAACCATTTGGTGTTGTAAATACAAACATCACAGAGAATGGCGTTTCTGAGGTTTCCTCCTGGTCAACAACCCTGTTCCAGCACGGAGTTTGCACCAACACACCATGGCTGGGTGTTAGAGAGGCTGTCCCAGATTTGCTCCTCTTCAGTTGAGGTCTGGGCCCCACACATGCCCCATGGTGTTTCTTGTGGCCACTGGCCCAGACTCGCTCCTCTCCTTTGATGGCAGCTGCAACCCAGGCTACATGGGGAAGAACTGCGAGTGCGACACCAAAGGCAAgaccagcaaggagctggagggcAGCTGCAGGAGGGACAACAGCTCGGTCATCTGCTCGGGGCTGGGGGACTGCGTGTGCggggagtgcatctgccacaccagCGACGTGCCCGACAGGAAGATCTACGGCCCCTTCTGCGAGTGCGACAACATGAACTGCGAGTTTTTCAACGGCTCCCTCTGCGGTGGCAAAGGTGATGCATCTGCACAATGGGTTCTCCGCCAGGGCACTGTTTAGAGAGATTAAATCCCCTGGGAGATGCTGCCTTTCCCAGCCAAAACACAAGTGGGCGGGTTTGGGTGTCCTGGGTCCCACTGCACCAGCCTGCAGGTGCGGCGATTAGAAATGacacacactgggacacagacggAGATGCacgcacagacagagatcttgttcaggaaagagcacagagccaggcaaagcagagagctgagccaggctgaggcctttattagccattgacaatttataggatttacagatatgggcctggactaacatgttacataagatgtttttccaataattgttattaaaaacacaccacactgatgttatgtttgtttcagttacattcccactcattcacaaaCCAGGCCCAAGGACTTTCATACATCATACGTATGGGGGCGGTTTTCCTACCCCAGATATcgttctcactggcctgggctatcactccttacactcataaaagacatacttctgtataacctgcccaaggccctttagctggaactgcacatcctgctgTTGCCACATGCAGGAcctcctccaccatctcatggaAGGTGGCATGGAGACTGCAGGATGGGTGATGCTCTCTAAGCATGAGCAGAGGAAGGGTGACCTGGATCTCTGTAGGATCCCAATATGAAAGGTTTTTTCCTACAGATCGCGGGACGTGCAACTGTGGGGAGTGCGAGTGCAAGCCCGAGTACCAGGGCAGCGCCTGTCAGTGCAAGAAGTCCACGGAGAACTGCTTGAACAGCCGCAAGAACGAGTGCAGCCTCCGTGGGACCTGCCACTGCAACCGCTGCCAGTGCCGGGGGCAGTACCAGCCCCCCTTCTGCCTGGAGTGCCCCAGCTGCCCCTCGCCCTGCGACAGATACGTGTGAGTGACATACGGAGATGGCACGGGGGCGGCGGGGATCACCCCCACCTGCCAGGCAGCCAAAGCCAGGTGAGAGGACCTCTGCCCCCGCAAAGGTGAGCTGTGGCCAACTGTTTTGCAGCTCCTGCGTGGAGTGCAAGGCCTTCGAGAGCGGCCCCTTCGCGAAGAACTGCACCCAGGCCTGCCCCAACATCCGGACAGCTGAGGAATCGACGGAGGAGAGCAAGCAGTGCAAGGAGAAGGACTCCAACAACTGCTGGATTTCCTTCCGCATGGTCCAGGATGACGGCGAGGAGATGTACACTGTCATCGTCGACCCTAACAAAGgtaccccagccctgctcctcctgccctacTGCGGGCAGGCTGCGGGCTCTCCCATGGCGGTCTCACCGGGGGCTGTGGCTggatgctgtctgtctgtcctgcagaGTGTCCGGAGCCTCCCAACATCGCACTGATCGTGGGAGGTACCATCGCTGGCGTGGCCCTCATTGGCCTGGTGCTCCTGCTGATCTGGCGGCTCTTGATGGAGCTGTTTGACCGCCGAGAATACCGCCGGTTTGAGAAGGAGAAGTCCAAGGCCAAGTGGAATGATGTAAGAGAGCCCATGGATGCTGGTGGGGTGTGCTGGGATGCTCATATACATGTGGTGGGGACACCTGGAGGGGACATCCTCTCCAGAGGTAGCTGTGGCAGACCTGAGCCCTTCCCATGGCTGGTTTTGTGGGGGCTAAAGCAGCCTGCAGGCTCTTCTTCCAACACTGTCTGCACCATCAGTGTTGGGAAAGGTGGAGTGGGTAACGCTCCGCTCATAATCCAATACAGCACAAAAATGTGGGCCTCTTGCCTCTCTCCCTCCAGGCTGATAATCCCCTCTTCAAGAGTGCCACCACCACGGTCGTGAACCCCAGGTTCAATGGGGAATGAAGTGGAGCAACACCTGGCAGCACTAGGACTCACCATGAAATAATGGAATGCCAAGCTAAGGAAAACTCAGACTATGggtcccacctcctctcctttctcctgttGGTTTGTTCCCTTCttccaagaggccaccagcatatCGGGTACTGGCTGAGGGGCTGCACCTTGCCTGTCTCCTCGTGCAGTGCTCGACAATTGGGTTAGTGGAGCTGGGAGAAAGGAacagctgcagctttgctgtggaTGGAACTGCAGAGCAGGTCTCACCAGCAGACACGCGCAGCAGCTCCCATACTGACTGTCTCAACTCTTGATGCTAGCTTTGCCTTctggcaggagctttggacaCCAAGCCCTAAAATCAGCTGCATGCACAGAGTGCTTCCAGCCTTGATTTGGAGCTGGGATTTCAAACCTGCCATCTCTCTTCTGCTGTAGCAGGCTCTGCGCCCAGGCTGCTCCGTGCCTTCCCCTGACATGCTGGTCTCCACCCTTAAAGCACTCACTGCCGAGTTGGACATGGAGGGTTCTCCAGGCTGGTggtctgctctgcagtgaggtgtTGGGCCCTAAGGACTAGTGAGCACCTGTACCGAGAGATGAAGAGCAGCTGGGGAATATGTACTGAATCTTTTGTGTAAACCATCAACTGCTCTCCAGTGTTGCTCCCCCCTCAGACCTACCTTGGGCATGGTTCTACTTGGGCTCCTGCAAGCTTGGCTCACCTCTGCGGGGCTTTGGGCCCTCTTCATGATGAGGAGACAAAGGAGGAACTATTTGAACTATGAAATACTGTCACCAAGCAAGTGAAACATTGCCTGCAGCTCAGAGCTCTTCCACAGCTTCTTGCACCACCCCCAGGGCTGTTTTCAGTGCTCTGCAAGTGCATCAGACACCCCGAGGGCCAGGCGTGCAAAAGATCCAGCAGTATCCAGAGCATCTCCAGCTCAGCGCTTTTCCAAAGCATGCACAGCAGCTAATTGCTCTTATGTTGTGAGGTCATTCCTGGGAAACAGCGGTACAATTCCTTATTTGCTTTAAGTCTGGGAAAAATTTGCAGATACCTGCATTATGTCACATCTTCATTTGCTCTTTGAAGAGGTTTaacattaataaaaattaatatataaagTAAATCCATCTATCCTGCTAAGAATCAGCTTCAAGGGCAGAAGCTGAAGTGTAAAACACCTTAAATTAGAGTGTCTGTACCATGTCAGATCAGGGGTTAATTTGGATTATTTTGCTGTTCTTCAACAGTGACTGTGAGGGTCTAGGGCAAGGTAAGGAGAAGGAAAGTGTGTCTGATACTTTCCCCAGTACTCTCCTAGCCTGCAGTTATTTTTGGCACAAGGACCCCCAGTTCCATGTAGGTCCTGTGCACCCCGTGCCTGGCTGCACAAAGACACTAGAGACACCCGTTAAGGATCTAGGTCTTTGATGCAAAACCCATTGCCAAGGACCCAGGCAGAGGCTGGTGTTACTTGAATGTGAAGAGGCTATCTAGGATTCTATGATCTCCCTCATCAGCAGCTGCAGGTCTTACTGCTCCTGTAGCATGTGCAGTGCAAGTACAACCACATAAGTGCTTCGGAAGACAATTATAGAAAATCTATGAGGGattcagacttaaaaaaaaaatatatgatcACACAGAAGTATATGCTAGGGCACACATAAAAGCCCAAAGAGAAAACAGTGAGCTAGGAGGGTCCTTCAAGCCCCTGAGCTTGCTTTAGCCAAAAGACTTGGTGGTTCCTCTGTGGAGACCTGCTTGCAAAAGTCAGAAGTATTTCTCAGCCAGGTGTGGAGTGGCCCTTTCTCCAGGCTTCCAGCACTGCCCCAGAACATCCTTTCTTAAAGTTCCTTTATTTCCACCAGGAATAACTGAACCATATTTTCTTTGGCTTGGGGTGGGGAAGAAGACAACTGATTTTCAAGTCAAGGTATTGACTTGATTTTGGTAAGAACAGAAGTCAGCAGTACAGGCTGGGTCACCCCAATTGGTTCCAGTGGCTGTCCTGCTGTCTGGGGTTGCCCATGAAATCTGCACCCAGCCTGTGATGCACCACATCACTTGAGACAAGGCTGCTGAGGTGAGGCAGACACACCTGAGCCCCTCTGGGACTCTTCTCGCCCAGGGAGAGGGACCGTCACCACTGCAGGAggcagaggagctgcaggagctgcccgACCACATCCCAAGAGATACAGCATCATCTAGCTTAGCCAACAGCCTGTGTCTTCACTTTTATTACAACCAGGAGCTCCCCCTACATTTAAGCCACTCGTGCACCAAAAGGAAAATTCCTGACATTCTTCAGAGAATGGGACCAGCGCCACAAGTTTTCCATGCAGAAGTCCCGTGCCAGCCGCTTTATGAGCAAGTAGGTGCCACCCAGTCCTGCTGCCCCCACAACAAACAGCCCTCGATCAATTACCTGCAAGTGCAAAGAAAAAGTGCAAAGAGAAACCTCAGCATCATCAgaggtttgctcgtaccctgcgGCACCAAGCGACATCACGCCTGCAGCTGCCTGGCAATGTCCCACCACCAAAACTCCCCCCAGCACAGGGCAGTGCTGGTGTGCAGGATGCTCATGAGGTTTGTGACATGGGGAGGACAGGTACCACAACTGACCAAcctttttctgccatttccagcgCTGAAGTGCCTCATGGTAGCGAATTCTGGTGAAGGTCACCTGGGAGGATTGCAGAAGCACATCACCACCTCAAAGCCAACCTGGAGGAACTTGTGGTGGCTCAGGCAGTGGGGACCTTACCATGGTGTACAGCGGGACGATGGTGGAAGGCATGAGCATGTGGAGGAAGTTGTCTACGTGCTTCCGAAAAATGAACCACGTTGAATTCACGTGCTCACGCATCTGTGGCAGAGCAACCATCACCCCCTTGCAGGGTGTGTTGGCAGAGCTCCCCTGCATTTTGCTctcccactgcctgtcctggggGTCATTGCAAGGAGAAGAGCCTTCCCAGCCACAGTGACATCCCCAAGGAGCTCTTAGGCCAAAGTCTGCAGGGACGAGAGCCCAACCAGAGTCTTGCCAGACACCCTGCCCACTGTGTGCATCCTAACAGGGTGCCACTGTGTGCACAGCCCATGGGACCACGAGTCGGTGTGCAGCTCACCTACCTCTACGTAGTTGTACATGGCTAAATCTGAGATCGCATGGTCATCTGGCACCCTCAGCCTGGAGAACTCAGGGAGGCAGGCACCTGGGAGaagaaagcagcagctcctgggcagcTCCGCAGCAGAGGATCCAGCTGCCCTCAGCTGCAGAGAAATCCTCCTCTGCTCTTGCTCCTCCCCGTCCAGCTCACTCACCTAGGTCATTGTGAAACTGGTCCATTAATTCATCAAAAACCAGACAATCCTCAAAGCCCTGGGAGGAAATTTAGCAGGTAAACAGGCAGAAGGAACCATGCATCATGAGAAGTGCTCTCACGGATGCTTAGCTGGTGTAGCTGTTTGCACATGCATGGTCCCAATGACCACAGCTTCAGAGCAGGAGCCTTACTCCAGGCCACTGTGCCGGGGCTCTTGCAGAGAAACCCAAGGGGCTGCCTTTCTCAGCAGCGTGAGGCTGCCCTGCTGGACCCCCCTCCCACCCAGTCCTAGCCCCATGGACCCCTACTGACACGGCCCAGGGCCAACCCTGAACTTACTGCATTCATGCCCTGTCCGTAGAAGGGCACGACGGCATGTGCAGCATCTCCCATCAACACGCACCGAGAAGCAAGGTGGTAGGAGGAGCACTTCACAGATATCATGGCCTGGGCTGGCAGCAAAAAGTAATCGTGCTTCAGCTCTCGCCTTCAGGCAAAACAACAGATACTTCACTTGTGGGACCAGAAGAGACAAGAAGAGCAAGCCCAAGCTCAGCTTCAGCAGAGTCTCCATCACCAGGATACTGGTGGGTGAGGATGTGCCCCCTGGCTTTGCAGCACTGCATTGATGAGCGAGAAGGGGAGATGGCAACACTCACTCTCCGATGAGAGGGATGGCGTCTGGGAAGTGGGACTGGaaaaaccccagcacttgctcGCCTGTCGTGAGCTTCTCAAATTCCTCAAAGGGCATGAAGAGCGTGCAGGTGAAGGACTTGTCCTGCCAGCCGGGGAGGAAGGTCAGAAAGAAGCCCAGAGGCCATAGAGAGTACCTGGCACAGCAGCTCAGTGCCTGGCCTGTCAGCCGGCAAGCACAGCAACCCATTTTCACAGTGGGGACGAGCACCTGGCAACACCATTTCCCACGGTGGGCTTGCAGGCACTGGGGGCAGGCAGGAGGGAGGCAGAAACAGGCAGCGTGATCTGCCGGCA
Above is a genomic segment from Patagioenas fasciata isolate bPatFas1 chromosome 7, bPatFas1.hap1, whole genome shotgun sequence containing:
- the KMO gene encoding kynurenine 3-monooxygenase isoform X2 — encoded protein: MRVASLARGRSINLALSHRGRQALRAVGMEEQIVSKGIPMRARRIHTPSGKKYSIPYGKKNQYILSVDRTNLNRELLTAAEKYSNTKLYFGHKLVGCNAELGTLTIKRSDQQPLEVIYDLIIGCDGAFSTVRKQFMRQARFNYSHEYIPHGYMELTIPPKDGDFAMEPNYLHIWPRNTFMMIALPNMDKSFTCTLFMPFEEFEKLTTGEQVLGFFQSHFPDAIPLIGERELKHDYFLLPAQAMISVKCSSYHLASRCVLMGDAAHAVVPFYGQGMNAGFEDCLVFDELMDQFHNDLGACLPEFSRLRVPDDHAISDLAMYNYVEMREHVNSTWFIFRKHVDNFLHMLMPSTIVPLYTMVTFTRIRYHEALQRWKWQKKVIDRGLFVVGAAGLGGTYLLIKRLARDFCMENLWRWSHSLKNVRNFPFGARVA
- the ITGB2 gene encoding integrin beta-2 produces the protein MLRNCCLQLPVVTWVLLLVTTVSATECPKIKVGTCNDCIQSGPDCAWCKKPGFTKAGEPDSVRCDTVEQLQQRGCPQDEIQFPTSNAMRTQNSPLSSDIQLSPQAVHLKLRIGQPAVFEVKFRRAMGYPIDLYYLMDLSYSMLDDLEKVKKLGGELLRALESTTPSRRIGFGSFVDKTVLPFVNTHPEKLQNPCPNKDTPCQPPFAYKHILSLTDDAKKFESEVGKQFISGNLDAPEGGLDAMMQAAVCGDLIGWRNVTRLLVYATDDGFHFAGDGKLGAILTPNDGQCHLEDNMYKKSNEFDYPSVGQLVQKLAENNIQPIFAVTSKMVDVYKKLSEMIPKSAVGELNEDSSNIIELIQEAYNNLSSRIILEHGTLPDVLEVKYDSICSQGNVISDEARGQCDNVKINEEITFRVKVTAKECIKSQSFTIRPLGFTDTLTVHLDSNCNCSCDEQPDPTACSGKGSVVCGICSCNPGYMGKNCECDTKGKTSKELEGSCRRDNSSVICSGLGDCVCGECICHTSDVPDRKIYGPFCECDNMNCEFFNGSLCGGKDRGTCNCGECECKPEYQGSACQCKKSTENCLNSRKNECSLRGTCHCNRCQCRGQYQPPFCLECPSCPSPCDRYVSCVECKAFESGPFAKNCTQACPNIRTAEESTEESKQCKEKDSNNCWISFRMVQDDGEEMYTVIVDPNKECPEPPNIALIVGGTIAGVALIGLVLLLIWRLLMELFDRREYRRFEKEKSKAKWNDADNPLFKSATTTVVNPRFNGE
- the KMO gene encoding kynurenine 3-monooxygenase isoform X3, whose amino-acid sequence is MPVSLLDEVSMLMFMKPEKIVSKGIPMRARRIHTPSGKKYSIPYGKKNQYILSVDRTNLNRELLTAAEKYSNTKLYFGHKLVGCNAELGTLTIKRSDQQPLEVIYDLIIGCDGAFSTVRKQFMRQARFNYSHEYIPHGYMELTIPPKDGDFAMEPNYLHIWPRNTFMMIALPNMDKSFTCTLFMPFEEFEKLTTGEQVLGFFQSHFPDAIPLIGERELKHDYFLLPAQAMISVKCSSYHLASRCVLMGDAAHAVVPFYGQGMNAGFEDCLVFDELMDQFHNDLGACLPEFSRLRVPDDHAISDLAMYNYVEMREHVNSTWFIFRKHVDNFLHMLMPSTIVPLYTMVTFTRIRYHEALQRWKWQKKVIDRGLFVVGAAGLGGTYLLIKRLARDFCMENLWRWSHSLKNVRNFPFGARVA
- the KMO gene encoding kynurenine 3-monooxygenase isoform X1; the encoded protein is MEPNDPRRKRVAIIGGGLVGALNACFFARRGFHVDVYEAREDMRVASLARGRSINLALSHRGRQALRAVGMEEQIVSKGIPMRARRIHTPSGKKYSIPYGKKNQYILSVDRTNLNRELLTAAEKYSNTKLYFGHKLVGCNAELGTLTIKRSDQQPLEVIYDLIIGCDGAFSTVRKQFMRQARFNYSHEYIPHGYMELTIPPKDGDFAMEPNYLHIWPRNTFMMIALPNMDKSFTCTLFMPFEEFEKLTTGEQVLGFFQSHFPDAIPLIGERELKHDYFLLPAQAMISVKCSSYHLASRCVLMGDAAHAVVPFYGQGMNAGFEDCLVFDELMDQFHNDLGACLPEFSRLRVPDDHAISDLAMYNYVEMREHVNSTWFIFRKHVDNFLHMLMPSTIVPLYTMVTFTRIRYHEALQRWKWQKKVIDRGLFVVGAAGLGGTYLLIKRLARDFCMENLWRWSHSLKNVRNFPFGARVA